The stretch of DNA GTTCCTTCAAAGCGTCCCCTCCAGAATAATATTCGAGACCAAATTCGGTGCATACAGCTCTTGCCAACGTAGTCTTGCCTACTGCTGGCATTCCCGATATGATGATGCTAATCATCTATCTAATCGCTTCGAAGATCTCATTTGCACATTCGTCTGGCTTGCCTTCAGCATTGGTAACCATCTTTATCGCAGCACCAGCAATAACTGCCGAAGCAGAGAGCATGGATTTCGCAATCAACAATTCCATTTCTATAGTCCCACGCTCTATAATATCCCTGACCCTAGTAGGGTCGTTCTGCCTTCTTGAAATGATATCATTTGGGTTTGCTTCAACAAGAATGAGGTTTGTTGGTGAGAGCGCCTTCAGAATGTCGTTAGGGAGACCCGGCATGTAACCTTCTTTCGTGCTGATGAACAGATGAGTATCTACCAAGACTATTGGAGCGGTTTTCTTTGCAATTGCCGAAGCAGCGTTAATTTGCAATTGTTTCTG from Nitrososphaerota archaeon encodes:
- a CDS encoding adenylate kinase, which codes for MVSASKKVVIVGIPGVGKTTVVTKLGQMLKDANIETAYVVFGTVMFEAAQKMGVKSRDDMRKLDVKTQKQLQINAASAIAKKTAPIVLVDTHLFISTKEGYMPGLPNDILKALSPTNLILVEANPNDIISRRQNDPTRVRDIIERGTIEMELLIAKSMLSASAVIAGAAIKMVTNAEGKPDECANEIFEAIR